CTGACGCGCCGTTCATCAATTCTCCTCGCGACGCTCGATACCACTACGCGAAACGCTTCGGTATCGAGGCCAGCTACCGACTCTCCGAGCAAACGATTGCGACGACTACGACACAGGATCCGGCGGTACGGCTGCTGTACGTCGTAGTGAGTTTGCTGTTACAGAACGTGTGGCGGTATCTGCACTGGGAGTATGTGGCGACGCCCCGCCGAGGCGGGCGTCGCCTCTGGGAGTGGTCGTATAAGGAGTTCACCAACATGATCCGACGGGCAGCGTGGACGGCCCTCGCGACGCGTCGGGCCGTCCCCGCAAACCGACCGCCGGACGACCGGTTCGTCCGGTAACGACCGATCGAGTACGCCCCTGCGGTGAGTGGCAAGGCTGTCGCGTCGGCGGCGGATCGCCGCCGACAGCGACGATCTTCTCTTGATCTTCCGGTGACCCCCTCGTCAAGATCGATAGTGGAGTCGATTCGACACGGAACTTAAGCTTCAGAGGTGGTTAGCCGAGGAAGTTTCGTGAAGTACTGATATTACCTCGAACTGGTGACATCCTCCCCGTGGTAAACGACGGGGCTTCCCGTCCCGCAGGTGGGATATTTGCTGGTCTACGACATGACCTGTTCTCGCGGGGAAAACGCCCTACTCTCTGAATCAAACAAGTATGTGGCTCTGTTGAAATCCTCTAAATCTGATATAAACGGCGTGCTGAATACAGGGCGCGAATCTTGCGAAGTGGCTAGCTGCGGGTTAGCCATAGGATATACACAGCGATTCCAAACAGTGCGACCAAGAGAGAAAGTAGGAATTGCTGGGCAATAATCAAACCGTAGAGGATAACGGCAATGACGAAGACACCTGTGAGACCGAGAGCTATCGCGTGACCTATCAAGTTATACGTCTCATCGGAGGGCATTTTGCCTATATTTTCTGTAGAATGCAAAATGAGTTTTGATACATAGATTATATTCAGCACGACCGCAAAAACATATCACTCTCTGAGGATTTCAACAGAGCCACTGCCGTCTTATTATCCTTAGTGCGAGAGATCTGATCTCAACTGCGTCGAAAAGGTACTGGTATTAGACACTCACGAAAAGGGGGGTGTCTATTATATACTTGACCTGGCAAAATGGAAAGTGTGACTCACGTCGCGTTATGCGCCCGCGTCTCGACCGACCGGCAAGACCACGAACGACAGATGATGGATTTTATGACAGACTCAATTCATTTAGTAACCGCCACCCTCCACTCTTTCGAGTGTTCAACCCGTGACTAGACCGTGGGTAGTTTAACGCTAAATATGGCTCCCCCAGGTTCGTTGTCTTCAATCCACACGTCGCCATTATGTATGTCCACAAGCGTGTTAACAAGGTGTAGTCCTATCCCGGTGCCAGAACTGTCCAGGCCCCGCTCTCCTTTCCCAAAGATCGTTTCTTTTTGATTATCAGGGACCCCAGGACCATTATCAGCAATTGTGACTGTTACTGTATCCTCATGGTCGGTGGCCGAGACAATCACCTCAGCCACCTTCTTGTCATTGTGCTGAACGGCGTTCTTCAACAGGTTCCGAAACACAGAGGAGATCATATCGTTTGCTGCAAGGGTGGCTGACGGTATCTCTGTCCCGAACTCAATAGTAGCGCTGGGGTATGAGGCTTGTACTTCGGTAACTTCGTCTGTCAGTATCGTTTGGAGAGTAACTCGCTGTTCCTCGACGCTGTCAGAGAGCATAACTTCAGATAACTCTCGCGCCGTCTGCGTGAGTTCAATAGCGTGGTCGGCGCTTTTATTGATCGTGTTTATATACTGCTGTTTCTCTTCTGTTTCACACTCGTCATCAAGCATGTCACCGTACGCTGTGATCAGTTGGAGGTCGTTACGTATGTCGTGTCTCAGAACTTGATTGAGAGTCTCAAGGTCATCTCGTTGCTGTTCAATCTGTCGTTCATACTGTTTTTGCGCCGTGATTTCGTGGAAGACGAACGCACGGCCTCTCTCGTCGTCACCGACTGTTGACGCTGACACCGAAAAGCATCGCCTTTCACCGTCAGGCGCGGTTGCGACCTTGATCTCGCTGTCGGCCATGTCGATGATCCAATCGGGACGTCCACCGATGATCGAATCAAAAAGGTCGTCTGCCGACATATCCGTATACTCCCGACCGGTATCAAACACGTCTTTGGCAGTCCGGTTAGCATAAACGAGACGGTCCTGATAATCAAGAACAATCGTCGCATCCTCGATATCCTCTAATAATGTTTTGCGTGCGACAGGAGTCAACTCCAGAAAGTCAGCGTAGAATAGGGCCCAAAGGAACGTCACGGATAGGACTGTACTCCCTGCCATCGTTGCATTATACAACAGATCGGGATACGGCTCAAGTCCGGCAACCTCGACAATCGCTGTAATATACATGGCTGCGACACCACCGAGTATTGCGCGGGTCTGTTGGCGATACGCGCCACTCTCACTCAGATATGCTTGGAAAAACATTCCCAGCATAGCAGTAGCTGCGGTAAACACCACAGCGAGATGAACTGTCCACCAGACGCCGAACTCATATACTGGCGTCCCAGTTTGAACGATTGTCGGCACACGAGTATAGAACAGACCTCTAGGATTAAGCCAGATCAGTAATGCCTCCAAACAGAGGTAGCCACCAATACTACCTAGCACCACTGGCTGTTTGAACCATGTGCGTTCGGTGTACTCAACAGCAACGTACATACCGGAAAAGGCCACGACAACCACGGCAAGCCACGAAAGACCAAGCAGGCTGGGAGCAACCAGTTGGCTATTGAGCCTAGTGCCAGCTCCGTAGCTGAAGATCCACACTGTTGACCCAAGCGCATGGATAACGAGCGGTGTGCCCCCGGGATTCGAGCGATATTGCCACGCAAACAGTGCGACACTTGCTGATAGGATCGCCGGGAGCCCGAATAAAAACAGGCCAGACAGGCTCATCATTACGCTACGTAATCAAGTGAAGGCTCATAGGGTTTTATAATTTGAAACGTTCGGCTCTGTTGAAATCCTCAGAGAATTGCATGTTCGTCCTGTAATTCCATGACATGAAGACCCTCCCGAAGTCGCAGATTCTGCGTTTTACTGAGAAGGCGATCCATCTGGCACGCCGAGCAGTCTCTCGATACTCTTCGAAATTCTCCAAACACCGCTATACACTCCCGCAGCACGTTGTTCTGCTGTGTCTCAAAGTTCGGAAGAACACGACCTATCGTGGTCTGCTTGACGAACTGATCGAAATGCCACGCATTCGTCGAGCTCTTGGATTAGCTGAACTCCCTACGCCATCAACGCTCTGTAAGGCGTTCAATCGGCTTGATATGGCTGTATGGCGTGTTATATTGACTCTCTCAGCAACGGTACTTCCGACAAGTGGAATCGTTGGAGTCGATGCGTCAGGTTTCGACCGGAGTCATGCCTCGAAACACTACACGAAACGGGCTGAGCTTACGATTCAGCAACTCAAAGTGACACTGCTGGTCGATACAAAAGTGAATGCAATTCTCGATCTACACGTGATGACGACACGAAAACACGATAGCTAGATCGCCCCCTCTTTGATTAAGCGCAATCCCGAGAGCATCGATATTCTGCTCGGTGACAAAGGGTACGACGATCAGAAAATTAGACGGCTTGCCCGGCAACACGAGGTTCGACCACTGATTAAGCATCGTGAGTTCACAACGCTTCATAAGGCGTGGAATGCACGGTTGGACGCTGATCTCTACGGCCAGCGGAGTCAATCCGAGACTGTGAACTCAACACTCAAGCGCAAGTACGGTGCGTTCGTCCGCTCACGTCACTGGTGGAAACAGTTCCGTGAACTCACAATCGCCTGCCTCGTTCATAATCTCGACCGGTCGCTCTGAGCGGTCA
This sequence is a window from Salinigranum marinum. Protein-coding genes within it:
- a CDS encoding histidine kinase N-terminal 7TM domain-containing protein; protein product: MMSLSGLFLFGLPAILSASVALFAWQYRSNPGGTPLVIHALGSTVWIFSYGAGTRLNSQLVAPSLLGLSWLAVVVVAFSGMYVAVEYTERTWFKQPVVLGSIGGYLCLEALLIWLNPRGLFYTRVPTIVQTGTPVYEFGVWWTVHLAVVFTAATAMLGMFFQAYLSESGAYRQQTRAILGGVAAMYITAIVEVAGLEPYPDLLYNATMAGSTVLSVTFLWALFYADFLELTPVARKTLLEDIEDATIVLDYQDRLVYANRTAKDVFDTGREYTDMSADDLFDSIIGGRPDWIIDMADSEIKVATAPDGERRCFSVSASTVGDDERGRAFVFHEITAQKQYERQIEQQRDDLETLNQVLRHDIRNDLQLITAYGDMLDDECETEEKQQYINTINKSADHAIELTQTARELSEVMLSDSVEEQRVTLQTILTDEVTEVQASYPSATIEFGTEIPSATLAANDMISSVFRNLLKNAVQHNDKKVAEVIVSATDHEDTVTVTIADNGPGVPDNQKETIFGKGERGLDSSGTGIGLHLVNTLVDIHNGDVWIEDNEPGGAIFSVKLPTV